The stretch of DNA TGGCAGAAACGCCGCTGGAGAACCCTTCTCGGAGAACCTCAGCCTCCTGGGCATCCAACACCCACATAATTGCACTATCCTAACTAATAAGCGCTTCGAATCCGAGGAGCCTTAAATAGTCATCACTCACTCTGCGAAGCCCTCACCAGCTAGATACAAACCCTTGTATCCAAGGCGTCGCAGTAGCTGGCCGCTCTAGAGCTAAGCCGAAAACTTGGCGAGCCGCAGGGTAAAGCCACACTGACGCTTTTGCGCTTCCCGATTTATCTTGACTCTGGAAGCATAGTAAGTCTCTATGTAGTTTCACATAGATAATAAAAAGCGCTATTAGCATGTTTAACAGAGACGAAAATAACTTTTAAAGGCAGACCAAAAACAAGGGCAACAGCAAGATTTATAAGCAAGCCCGCCAAATAACCCTTGTATGGCGAAAAGACAGGCAATAAGCCCCGTAATCGCAACAGTTATCATAGTCGCCGTCACCATCGCCGTCGCAATCGCGGTAGCCTTCTGGATGACGGGCATCATCGGCATCTTCACTGGCTTCGAGCAGCTCACGATCGAGACGATTTACGCGCAACCCGAAGCAGGAGGCTGGACTGTGACTCTCATTGTCTCTAACAAGGGGACGTCCCCCACATCGATCACCGACATCTTCATAAACGGGGTGAAAGCCGGAGGTACAGGATGTCCCGTTAAAGATAACGCAAGCATAATCGCGGGGACTCCGCTGCCGATAGACCCGGGAAGCAAGGCGACGATACTCCTGACGATACCGCCTGGTAGCAGTTGCGGCGCTACGAAGTTCGTCGCTGGTCAGAGCATCGAGGTGAAGCTTCACAGCTCGGGCGGCAAGGATTACCCGAAGCTTGTCGTGCTGCCCTAAAGGAAAAATTTTTTTGTCTGTTGGCGCAGTGCTTATAAAGTTATTTTTCTCGATAACTTTCTTGAAGGTGTATGCGTAAGACTGTTGGGATCGGCTTGCTGG from Infirmifilum sp. NZ encodes:
- a CDS encoding archaellin/type IV pilin N-terminal domain-containing protein, which translates into the protein MAKRQAISPVIATVIIVAVTIAVAIAVAFWMTGIIGIFTGFEQLTIETIYAQPEAGGWTVTLIVSNKGTSPTSITDIFINGVKAGGTGCPVKDNASIIAGTPLPIDPGSKATILLTIPPGSSCGATKFVAGQSIEVKLHSSGGKDYPKLVVLP